Genomic segment of Deltaproteobacteria bacterium:
AGGCGGTCAAGTCGGTCAGAAACCTGGCCCATTTCAAGGTTTGCCGATCGACCGATCTGAATGCCCTGGAAGTGATGCGGTATGACAATCTCTTGATGACAGTGGGCGCTGTCGGAAAGGTGCAGAAATGGCTGTCTTGAAGAGACCGCTTGTGACGGAGAAGTCGACCCAGGAGAGGGAGACGGGAAACCTCTACTCTTTTGAAGTCGATTTGAGGGCGACCAAGGGACAGATCCAAAGCGCCGTTCAACAGGTCTTTAAAGTGAAGGTCAAAGATGTCAAAACGATGGTCGTACGCGGCAAGACAAGACGGGTTGGCCGTTATCAGGGTCAGCGCCCCAATTGGAAAAAGGCGATGG
This window contains:
- a CDS encoding 50S ribosomal protein L23, which produces MAVLKRPLVTEKSTQERETGNLYSFEVDLRATKGQIQSAVQQVFKVKVKDVKTMVVRGKTRRVGRYQGQRPNWKKAMVRLQPGNTIEFGAHSPEAK